A DNA window from Mya arenaria isolate MELC-2E11 chromosome 17, ASM2691426v1 contains the following coding sequences:
- the LOC128223415 gene encoding general transcription factor 3C polypeptide 5-like, with product MGDWTDKNNRIDILYNGSRRFLCVEHPALIQNHDKALQTLGGIETLQQIFSDSQKRLPLLWRPDNIYCKPAYGDRFSVSNLLMKVTKRRRKSDGREDYKVEFCGHIDTSYRFQAMADFQYLPMQLKPDGQYENIYNKVVIDHLVPRSKYFDSDVPLYIPPLTFSRVDKTIDFNFKLPIKHGPSYKNPDDDRPAHYIGTVRQRRTIYTVFVNYGETLPTKPQPEAVERMNSNFVNKECKEKLEKLFEMKPVYLKVELEHKTGTSIMKLKSYLPAMAFYWLDGPWRAQWNKFGFDPTKNPSAKIYQTIDFRIRQLRPGQWWIKAKRGAGRLVQYNQTAHNQKHNVKISLQSLGDQKQDSEEGQEDKLQEQEALYKFRPDTVPPQRMMYYPAQYVEIPEVQKLIHKNDGRLKRKGYKVQINTPSVQCERRESAVHLQFTRLDKLMHAVEAL from the exons ATGGGGGATTGGACAGATAAGAACAATAGAattgatatattgtataatgGGTCTCGTAGATTTCTTTGTGTCGAACATCCAGCTTTAATACAGAACCATGACAAAGCGTTACAAACACTTGGTGGCATTGAAACTCTACAGCAG ATTTTCAGTGATTCCCAAAAGAGACTTCCTCTTCTCTGGCGGCCAGATAACATCTACTGCAAACCAGCCTATGGGGACAG GTTCAGTGTGTCCAATTTGCTGATGAAGGTTACAAAGCGAAGGAGAAAGTCAGATGGCCGGGAGGATTACAAAGTGGAGTTTTGTGGTCACATTGATACAAGCTACAGGTTCCAAG CTATGGCTGATTTCCAGTACCTTCCGATGCAGTTGAAGCCGGATGGTCAGTATGAGAACATCTACAACAAGGTGGTCATTGACCATTTGGTACCCCGCAGCAAATACTTCGACTCTGATGTACCCCTCTACATACCGCCCCTCACATTCTCAAG GGTAGACAAGACAATAGATTTCAACTTCAAGCTGCCAATCAAGCATGGACCGTCGTACAAGAACCCCGATGATGATCGCCCTGCACACTACATCGGCACTG TTCGTCAGAGGCGTACAATCTACACTGTGTTTGTGAACTATGGGGAGACTCTTCCAACCAAACCACAACCAGAAGCTGTGGAAAGGATGAACTCAAATTTTGTGAACAAAGAATGCAAGGAAAAACTGGAAAAG TTATTTGAGATGAAGCCAGTTTACCTGAAGGTCGAGTTGGAACACAAGACTGGCACGTCTATAATGAAACTGAAGTCATACCTACCAGCCATGGCGTTCTACTGGTTGGATGGGCCGTGGCGGGCCCAGTGGAACAAGTTTGGCTTTGACCCGACCAAGAATCCCAGTGCCAAGATATATCAGACCATTGACTTCAGGATCAGGCAAT TGCGCCCAGGTCAATGGTGGATCAAGGCAAAGCGTGGGGCGGGGAGACTCGTGCAGTACAACCAGACGGCACACAACCAGAAACACAATGTGAAGATCAGTCTTCAGTCTCTCGGTGATCAAAAACAAGACAGTGAGGAAGGACAGGAGGATAAATTACAG GAGCAGGAGGCTCTGTACAAGTTTCGGCCGGACACCGTGCCACCACAGAGGATGATGTACTACCCAGCGCAATATGTGGAAATACCAGAGGTCCAAAAATTGATACACAAAAATGATGGAAGG